A genomic segment from Torulaspora globosa chromosome 3, complete sequence encodes:
- the RPA14 gene encoding DNA-directed RNA polymerase I subunit RPA14 (ancestral locus Anc_8.337), translated as MFKSARRAGLAGSAVQVPVAVHAAGAAQHVDRDELLQFVGAFVAEKEAAITVGGGGEEVDATLGGALAQLKRFERDLKGLAPAALDA; from the coding sequence ATGTTCAAGAGCGCGAGAAGAGCAGGGCTGGCAGGGTCGGCGGTGCAGGTGCCCGTGGCGGTTCACGCGGCGGGCGCCGCCCAGCACGTAGACCGGGACGAGCTGTTGCAGTTTGTGGGGGCGTTTGTGGCCGAGAAGGAGGCCGCTATCACGGTCGGCGGCGGCGGCGAGGAGGTGGACGCGACGCTGGGCGGGGCGTTGGCGCAGCTCAAGAGGTTCGAGCGCGATCTCAAGGGTTTGGCGCCTGCGGCGCTCGACGCGTGA